Sequence from the Xenorhabdus nematophila ATCC 19061 genome:
GATAACATTGAAGCCTTAACATACGTTATAGATTCGAACAATCAAAAAGCTACATAACTGAAGCTACAATTTTTTATCATGCAGGCGCATATCGCAGGGCTAACGCACGAGTTCTTTATATTCTAAGAAATTATATTTTATTGGTGATAGATCCTTAGAATTTTTAATATAAATATATTTCATTCCACATAAAAGACTAATTTTTAATAAACCATAGGGTTTTGCTGGTGATTATGCGCCAACCTTGTAGCATATCGCGCTACTATAATAGATACATAAATAATCGTTTATTTACTCTTCCATATAAAATAATTATATATCTTAAAGTTAACAAAACCACACTGACGCGCTGCGCTTGTCTTCTCCGAGTTACCGGGCTATACATTAACCCAGTAACTCGGAGAGCTGAAAAAAAACACCTGTCAGAGAAAACATTTTTATCTACCCCTCCCTATTAAAGAATTAGTAATAAAACTGTTCACCTTTGAATAATTCTATTTAAATTCAAACCATTAAAGGGTGATGAGTTGAAATTAAACTCATCACCACTCTTCACCCAACCGTTCACCTCCAACCAGAAAAAAGGTGAACAGTGATGAATAGTTGTGAACAATTTTAAAATAACTATTCACCCTATTATGCATTGATATATCTTATTTAAATTATAAGGTGAACAGTGGTGAACACTTTTTTATATTTCTTTGAAAAATACCTGTAATCAGAAAAAAATTATTCTTCTGGCTGGCTATTCCTTGTCAGTTTTGGCATCCATTCGATAGCGGTATCAAGATTCAGGCTCAGATTGCTACGAATGCCCTGTTTGCTTTTCTTGCGTAAGTATTGCTGGCTGTATTCTGCCAGTGCGCCCGGCATATCCATGCCGAAGCGAGTGACGGAAACAGGTTTGTTAAGGTTATTGCCTTTCATATAAGCAAGGTAGGCGTGATAGAGGTACTTACGGGGATTGAACGGCATAATTTCCGCATTGCCAATTAACAGACCGTCAACTTCATGGGAAGCAATAAGATAACCGCAAAAGTCGACCAGTGGATCTGTACCGCGTTTGATATCCAGCGCCTCCGCAGATTTCTGTTGCTCCGCCAGTAAACGCCTTGCAGTTTGCGGGTCAACGAATCTGTGAAGCAAATGTCGGATAATCACGGGCAATTCTGCTGCTATTTTATCTCGCAGGAGTGGATCACGTTCATTTTCCGGTACGACTTCGGAAAAATTAAAAATCACCCGACGCCGCGATACTCCGCCACTGCGATCACTGAAACTCATGGCATTATTGTTTACTGCCAGCACCACCGCAGGAATACGGGTTGAATAGGGTTGTTTATGCTTTGGATCGATAGCAACTTCATCACCACCAGTGATTGCCTTGATGCCGGAACCATCGCCCACATAGCGAGTTTGGTCTGGCAGGATGATCAGTGAATAGCCGACAATCAGAACCCTTTCCCGTGGATTTTCCAGTGTGGCCATACTTGCGGAAACGGTATTGCCTTTACCTGCCAACATGGAACAGATTTCAGCAAAGATACTTTTGCCACTGCCTCCTACTCCAGTGACTTCCAGAAAAAGTTGCCAGTCATAACGGTTCGCCAGCACCATAAACAGCGCCGCCAGTACTCTATATGCTTTGTTTTCACAGTTGGCAGTTGCCTGATTGAGCCAGCGCCAGAATTGTCGCGCGTGATCTTTCAGGGTTTCCCCCGAAACAGGAGAATTGAATTCAACGTCATTGGCAAGCAATAGCCAGTTATTTTTGCAGTGAGACCGGAACTGGCACGTTTTCAGGTCAAACACACCATTATTGAATCCGATTAAGTGGCGTTCTGGTGGTTGCATCATGGGAAGCTGTAATTTCAGGGCATCCACGGCAGAGTTGATACCATGTGGCGAGTACGGTAGTTTCCCTTCCATAAAAGCAGCCACCATTTCCCGCCTTAAATCACGGTCACTGACCGGACGCCAGATAATACCGTCATAGTGATGAACAGTCTCCGAAGCACCATCCAGTGCCAGATCACCGTTATAACGTGACAGCAATACTTCCCCACGCTGACTGGCTCCCATCTGACAAAGTGTCAGTTTTAAAGGCTCGGCATCATTGTATTGAATGGCTGCTTTTTTCTTGGTTGATGTCGGTTGATAAAGCCCCTGAACAAAGACTTGTTGTGCTATTTCTACACCGTGTTGCTGGCGATAATCGTCCCAATCGGATTTTAATTCCGTAGGCGGTAGTGTTACCCATCCGTTGATCGCTTTGGCGGTCTTCTCTGCTGCAACCTTGCCGATATTCTTTTTCAGCCTGCCATTTTTGTCTCGTTCTTCCGGTTCATGCCAGTCGTTATCGGCAGCAATGATGATTCTGGAGTTTGGAAACTGCTCTCTAACCTGCTCAGCAACAATCAATAGGTTACTTTCATCAATCGCTGCCAGTACCACGCCTTTATGTAGTTGACTGACAGTTAAAGCTGTAGCGTAACCTTCGGTAATGATGATTGTGTCCGGCGTTCTGTTGATCTCAGTGATCGGGATAAAACTGCCTTTTTTCTGCGAACCGGAAACAAGCCGTTTTTCACCATTTGGCTTGATGGTCTGCGCGCCTGTGATTGTGCCATCCAGTGTCTGAGTCACCAGCAATAAAGAACCGTCTTTTAATAACCGCTGATTGGAGCAATGCAGCCCCTTTTTCACCAGATATTGAGATTCACCCGTGACAGCAGTGGCAACCAGTGCCGTGATGCGTTCTGCGATCAGTTTAGGGATATGAGTCGTCGTTTTGGCTGGCTTGGATTCTGGCAAAGACAATGCCAGCACATCTGCAACAATTTTTGCAGCCTCAAAAATCGAAATCCGGTTGGTTTTTGCCACTAAATCCAATCCATCGCCAAAGTTCGGAGCATCACACTGGCGACAGTGCCAATTTCCATGATGGTGATCGTCGATAAAGTGAAAACGATCAGTACCGCCACAGACAGGGCAAGCGCCATGTTTACCCTTTGCCGGAATATCAATACCACAGGCAAGCAGCAGATTTTCCCAGTGATACATGGCGGATTTTTTCATGGTTTGGATGAGTTCGAGCGGTTTTTGTTCGTCTTTTTATCTGAAGATGTAAATTTAGGGTGAGTTTGGTTAGACTGTGTATCAGCCATCATCGTTACCTTCCTTAACGGTTGTTGGTTAAACGCCTCAGATGTGTTACAGCACACTGGGGCGTTGCTTTTTATGTTACATTTCTTAAAAAATCTCTATCTTTATGCCCTTTTGCCAAATTTTCCGATCAGCACATTTTCGCCTCGTTCCAGCATATCCATATAATTCGCATACCATTGCAGCATTTCCCTGCGACCATCCAGATATTGAGCGTGGTTGTATAGCAAAATCAATATAGTCAGACATAAGTCACATGCTCTGTAAACAGCTCATCAATAGAGCATCTTTCTCGTCTTCTTGTGGTTTTTGTTTCAGCCCATTTGTTTTCGATAGGATTTAAATCTGGGCTGTAAGGCGGAAGCCATTCTAACTGGCATCCGTGAGCGGTTATCGCTTGTCGCGTGTCACCGCGTTTATGGAAAGGGGCATTATCCATCACAATCACTGTCCCCTTAGCGAGCTTCGGCAACAAATCTTGTGTCAGCCAGGCATGAAACACATTCGCATTAATGGTTCCGGCAAACAAACTTAAGGTCACAAAGGTATTTTTAATGATAGCACCAATGGCATTAATGCGGCCTTTGGCCTGCCAGTCATGTAAACCAAAACAGCGAGTCCCTTTTAACGAATAGCCATGCGTACGTGGCATGGACTGCTCAAAGCCGCTTTCATCCAGATAAACAATCGGTTTGCCCGCCTGCTCATGATGGCGGATACGCTCGCCAAATACCTGACGAGCGTGTTCGTCAGCGGCGGGGTGTTTGGGCGTTTTTTTTGACGGTTATTTTGAGTCGTTTCAGGGCGTAATGGACAGCCGATTGTGAGACACCCAGACGTTTTGCTCTTTCCCATTGATCATCATCGGGATAATTTTTGACATCGGCGATAAGTGTCTCATCACTGATTTTCGTGGGCGGTTTATCACGTGTCATACAGGGTTCTATTTTATTGCACCACCGAAACAGAGTGCGGATAGAGACCTCAAAGTGGTCGCGGGTTTGCTCGAATGTCAATGCATGCTTGTCTTTGTATGCCAGTACTCTTCTTCGAAAATCCAGACTGTAACCCATCTCAATTCTACCTTGTCATTGGGATTTAGGTATTATGACATAGTATTATGATTCTGCTATAAGTACCTCGGATGCTGTTTTTATCGACGTGCGCAAGCTGTTTTTCAACCCACTCTGTGTTGTAGTCTTGGTCATGCAGGATGGTACTCATGGTGTGTCGGAATCCGTGGCCTGTCGCTCGTCCTGAATATCCCATACGGCGGATCATGGTATTGATTGCCATATCAGATATATGCTTTCTGTAGTCTGTCCGGCTTGGGAATACATATTGATAGTTGCCGCTGATAGGCTGAATCTGCTTCAATAAATTGATAACTTGCTCTGATAATGGCACTACATGAGTACAGCGCATTTTCATTTTTTCAGCTGGGATTGTCCAAACAGCCTTATCTAAATCAATTTCTGACCATTCAGCCTTGCGAAGTTCTCCCGGACGAACACCCGTTAATATA
This genomic interval carries:
- a CDS encoding toprim domain-containing protein, coding for MKKSAMYHWENLLLACGIDIPAKGKHGACPVCGGTDRFHFIDDHHHGNWHCRQCDAPNFGDGLDLVAKTNRISIFEAAKIVADVLALSLPESKPAKTTTHIPKLIAERITALVATAVTGESQYLVKKGLHCSNQRLLKDGSLLLVTQTLDGTITGAQTIKPNGEKRLVSGSQKKGSFIPITEINRTPDTIIITEGYATALTVSQLHKGVVLAAIDESNLLIVAEQVREQFPNSRIIIAADNDWHEPEERDKNGRLKKNIGKVAAEKTAKAINGWVTLPPTELKSDWDDYRQQHGVEIAQQVFVQGLYQPTSTKKKAAIQYNDAEPLKLTLCQMGASQRGEVLLSRYNGDLALDGASETVHHYDGIIWRPVSDRDLRREMVAAFMEGKLPYSPHGINSAVDALKLQLPMMQPPERHLIGFNNGVFDLKTCQFRSHCKNNWLLLANDVEFNSPVSGETLKDHARQFWRWLNQATANCENKAYRVLAALFMVLANRYDWQLFLEVTGVGGSGKSIFAEICSMLAGKGNTVSASMATLENPRERVLIVGYSLIILPDQTRYVGDGSGIKAITGGDEVAIDPKHKQPYSTRIPAVVLAVNNNAMSFSDRSGGVSRRRVIFNFSEVVPENERDPLLRDKIAAELPVIIRHLLHRFVDPQTARRLLAEQQKSAEALDIKRGTDPLVDFCGYLIASHEVDGLLIGNAEIMPFNPRKYLYHAYLAYMKGNNLNKPVSVTRFGMDMPGALAEYSQQYLRKKSKQGIRSNLSLNLDTAIEWMPKLTRNSQPEE
- a CDS encoding IS630 transposase-related protein gives rise to the protein MGYSLDFRRRVLAYKDKHALTFEQTRDHFEVSIRTLFRWCNKIEPCMTRDKPPTKISDETLIADVKNYPDDDQWERAKRLGVSQSAVHYALKRLKITVKKNAQTPRR